From Verrucomicrobiota bacterium JB022, one genomic window encodes:
- a CDS encoding SDR family oxidoreductase, translating into MSAPVAMITGGERGIGRGIAQTLLRRGYRVLIAGLDEDAAAEALPTLKQLGPVHFCRCNVGYPEAVCSSISWIRENWGRLDALVCNAGHANPERKPITELSLDEWQEVIRTNLTGAFICAQAATPLLHESQGAIVNIASTRAYQSEPNTFAYTASKGGIVALTHSLAISLGPDIRANAIAPGWIQNEDYDDLRPVDHDQHPAGRVGQPADIAELCAFLLSPAARFITGQDFVVDGGMTRKMIYAH; encoded by the coding sequence ATGAGTGCACCTGTCGCGATGATTACCGGGGGCGAGCGCGGCATCGGCCGTGGCATTGCCCAAACACTGTTGCGCCGTGGCTACCGCGTGCTGATTGCCGGCCTGGACGAAGACGCCGCCGCCGAGGCGCTGCCCACCCTCAAGCAGCTCGGCCCGGTGCACTTCTGCCGCTGCAATGTAGGCTACCCGGAGGCCGTTTGCTCCTCCATCTCCTGGATTCGCGAAAACTGGGGCCGCCTCGATGCGCTCGTCTGCAACGCCGGCCATGCCAACCCCGAGCGTAAGCCCATCACGGAGCTGTCGCTCGACGAATGGCAGGAAGTCATCCGCACCAACCTTACGGGCGCTTTCATCTGCGCACAGGCCGCCACGCCCCTCTTGCACGAAAGCCAGGGCGCGATCGTCAACATCGCCTCCACTCGCGCCTACCAGTCCGAGCCCAACACCTTTGCCTACACTGCGAGCAAGGGCGGGATCGTGGCGCTCACCCATTCGCTCGCGATCAGTCTCGGGCCCGACATCCGCGCCAACGCCATCGCCCCCGGCTGGATCCAGAACGAAGACTACGACGACCTCCGCCCGGTCGACCACGACCAGCACCCGGCCGGCCGCGTCGGCCAACCGGCAGACATTGCGGAGCTGTGCGCCTTCCTGCTCAGCCCCGCCGCCCGCTTCATCACCGGGCAAGACTTTGTCGTCGACGGCGGCATGACCCGCAAGATGATCTACGCGCACTAG
- a CDS encoding DegT/DnrJ/EryC1/StrS family aminotransferase gives MAVPLLDLSRQHQPLQAQLEAVSANVLRSGRFILSEEVTAFEQEVAAYAGAKHAISISSGTDALLIALMALGIGPGDEVLCPAFTFFATAGSVSRVGATPVWVDVREDDFNIDLADAESKIGPKTKAIIPVHLFGQMASMDCVMALAKQHNLGVVEDAAQSLGARYEGKMAGSIGDIGCYSFYPTKNLGGFGDGGMVTTQSDELAEKLLRLRNHGMAPRYYHREVGGNFRLDAIQCALLRVKLPHLESYHDARRVHAAAYLEALAGVKTFELPAELEDRHHVWNQFTIRVPGGRRDALRTYLNERKIGSEIYYPLTLDRQECFKGVGRGSDRLATAHRLADEVLSIPVFPEMTEAERNEVIEALKAWA, from the coding sequence ATGGCCGTGCCTTTGCTCGATCTTTCCCGCCAGCATCAACCCCTCCAGGCCCAACTGGAAGCCGTCAGCGCCAACGTGCTGCGCTCCGGCCGCTTCATCCTCAGCGAGGAAGTGACCGCCTTTGAGCAGGAGGTGGCCGCCTACGCAGGCGCAAAGCACGCCATCTCGATCAGCAGCGGCACCGACGCCCTGCTCATCGCGCTGATGGCCCTCGGCATCGGCCCGGGTGACGAAGTGCTCTGCCCGGCCTTCACCTTTTTTGCCACCGCCGGCTCGGTCTCCCGCGTCGGGGCGACTCCGGTGTGGGTGGATGTGCGCGAAGACGACTTCAATATCGACCTCGCCGACGCCGAGAGCAAGATCGGCCCCAAGACGAAGGCGATCATCCCCGTCCACCTCTTCGGCCAAATGGCGTCGATGGACTGCGTGATGGCGCTCGCCAAGCAGCACAATCTGGGCGTGGTCGAAGACGCCGCTCAGAGCCTCGGCGCCCGCTATGAGGGCAAGATGGCCGGTAGCATCGGCGACATCGGCTGCTACAGCTTTTACCCGACGAAGAATCTTGGCGGCTTCGGTGACGGCGGCATGGTCACCACCCAGAGCGATGAGCTGGCCGAGAAGCTCCTGCGCCTGCGCAACCACGGCATGGCCCCGCGCTACTACCACCGCGAGGTAGGCGGCAACTTCCGCCTCGACGCCATCCAGTGCGCCCTGCTGCGCGTGAAGCTGCCTCACCTGGAGAGCTACCACGACGCCCGCCGCGTCCACGCCGCAGCCTACCTCGAAGCCCTTGCGGGCGTGAAGACCTTCGAGCTGCCGGCCGAGCTGGAAGACCGCCACCACGTGTGGAACCAGTTTACGATTCGCGTGCCCGGTGGCCGCCGCGACGCCCTGCGCACCTACCTCAACGAGCGCAAGATCGGCAGCGAAATCTACTACCCGCTCACGCTCGACCGGCAGGAATGCTTCAAGGGTGTGGGGCGTGGCAGCGACCGCCTCGCCACCGCCCACCGCCTCGCCGACGAAGTCCTCAGCATCCCCGTCTTCCCCGAGATGACCGAAGCCGAACGCAACGAGGTGATCGAGGCGTTGAAAGCCTGGGCGTAG
- a CDS encoding quinone-dependent dihydroorotate dehydrogenase, which yields MMRSYMGLWYEKVIRPRLFAMDPENAHEMAISVMETLGRFGWLCRAMQKAVQPNGTRPIELFGLQFPTAVGMAAGMDKNARAWQAAAAYGFGHVEIGTVTARRQPGNDRPRLFRYPPEEAIINRMGFNNDGAEAIAQRLKAHAKGKQRLIPLGVNIGKTKVVPLEQAAEDYLTSFNLLADYADYIAINVSSPNTPDLRKLQGQEHLQVLLGELSRANQARAKRLGDNPIPLLLKIAPDLTFRQVDEVIQVVYETGVSGVIATNTTIARPGTFAKVNEAGGLSGKPLFRRSLEVVNYLSRATDGNLPIIGVGGITTPDRASMMMDAGASLVQVYSGFIYGGPFFPAEIAKALAPRHRDWVKSRRVRR from the coding sequence ATGATGCGCAGCTACATGGGCCTCTGGTATGAGAAGGTGATCCGTCCGCGCCTGTTTGCGATGGACCCGGAAAACGCGCACGAGATGGCAATCTCCGTCATGGAGACCTTGGGCCGTTTCGGCTGGCTGTGTCGTGCGATGCAAAAGGCGGTGCAGCCAAACGGCACGCGCCCGATCGAGCTGTTCGGGCTGCAATTCCCCACCGCAGTGGGCATGGCAGCCGGGATGGACAAGAACGCGCGCGCCTGGCAGGCGGCGGCCGCCTACGGCTTCGGCCACGTCGAGATCGGCACGGTCACGGCGCGGCGGCAGCCCGGCAACGACCGGCCTCGCCTGTTCCGCTACCCGCCGGAAGAAGCCATCATCAACCGCATGGGCTTCAACAACGACGGCGCCGAAGCCATCGCGCAGCGCCTCAAGGCCCACGCCAAAGGCAAGCAGCGCCTCATCCCCCTCGGCGTCAACATCGGCAAGACCAAGGTGGTGCCGCTGGAGCAGGCCGCCGAGGACTACCTGACCTCTTTCAACCTGCTGGCCGACTACGCGGACTACATCGCGATCAACGTCAGTAGCCCCAACACGCCCGACCTGCGCAAGCTGCAGGGGCAGGAGCACCTGCAAGTGCTGCTGGGCGAGCTGAGCCGCGCCAACCAGGCCCGCGCGAAGCGCTTGGGCGACAACCCGATCCCCCTGCTGCTCAAGATCGCGCCCGATCTCACGTTCCGCCAGGTCGACGAAGTCATCCAGGTGGTCTACGAAACGGGCGTCAGCGGCGTCATCGCGACCAATACGACGATTGCCCGCCCGGGCACCTTCGCCAAGGTCAACGAAGCGGGCGGCCTCAGCGGCAAGCCCCTCTTCCGCCGCTCGCTGGAAGTGGTCAACTACCTCTCGCGCGCGACCGACGGCAACCTGCCCATCATCGGCGTTGGCGGTATCACCACGCCTGACCGTGCCTCGATGATGATGGACGCCGGGGCCAGCCTCGTGCAGGTCTACAGCGGCTTCATCTACGGCGGGCCTTTCTTCCCCGCCGAAATCGCCAAAGCCCTCGCCCCCCGCCACCGCGACTGGGTCAAAAGCCGCCGGGTAAGGCGGTAG
- a CDS encoding polysaccharide biosynthesis/export family protein gives MTHLQALPRWIATTLLLLALGWWALGCQQTPAAREGVGRNPQPPAGDVASLRPGDTVLVELQGIPDPAQFSLQLDDQGRISLRYLGQVEAAGQTASSLAQEIRDLYLERDIYRQINVSVVLAERYVYVGGEVQRPGPVTWSNDLTLTKAITAAGGFGLYAREQGVQLSRDERSYTLDARLAQRTPTEDVRLLPGDTIFVPRSAF, from the coding sequence TTGACCCACCTCCAAGCCCTCCCGCGCTGGATTGCGACCACCCTCCTCCTGCTGGCCCTCGGCTGGTGGGCGCTGGGCTGCCAGCAGACGCCAGCGGCGCGCGAAGGGGTGGGGCGCAACCCGCAGCCCCCCGCCGGAGACGTGGCCAGCCTGCGCCCCGGCGACACCGTGCTGGTCGAGCTGCAAGGCATCCCCGACCCGGCACAGTTCAGCCTCCAGCTCGACGATCAGGGCCGCATCAGCCTGCGCTACCTCGGCCAGGTCGAGGCGGCTGGGCAGACGGCGTCGTCCCTCGCCCAGGAAATCCGCGACCTCTATCTGGAGCGCGACATCTACCGCCAGATCAACGTCTCCGTCGTGCTGGCGGAGCGCTACGTCTACGTCGGCGGCGAAGTCCAGCGCCCCGGCCCCGTCACCTGGTCAAATGATCTCACGCTGACCAAAGCCATCACCGCGGCCGGCGGCTTCGGCCTCTACGCCCGCGAACAAGGCGTGCAACTCAGCCGCGACGAGCGTAGTTACACCCTAGACGCCCGCCTCGCCCAACGCACCCCCACCGAAGACGTCCGCCTCCTCCCCGGCGACACGATCTTCGTGCCGAGGAGCGCGTTTTAG
- a CDS encoding glycosyltransferase family 4 protein, with product MPRRTLLLLAQTPPPHHGQSAMVQRVLDTLQADPDWRVCHVNLRLSATSDDIGEPQPRKLAALAACRREALAVIRRERPDAVYYVPAPGQLVPMLRDALLLPAIRARVPHTILHWQAVGLSERVQALPLPLRLAVRRIYRHATLSLVQSPRVGFDALYFASEQAVVLPNGLPDACPDAAEVIAARAARLDDPTHRRELLYLSNLQIEKGVLTAMAAAHELARHGPVRLRLAGGYVSQQERAEIEAALHHPGPATIEYVGFADEAHKRTLLAEADALVFPTHYRNEGFPLVLIEALNAGLPVVTTPWRGIPDLLPTDYPHYAPEPSPVAVANALRVLFAQDRTALMHQLRAHYEAHYALEVFERGLRDALEQI from the coding sequence ATGCCGCGCCGCACCCTGCTCCTGCTTGCCCAGACGCCCCCGCCCCACCACGGGCAAAGCGCGATGGTGCAGCGCGTGCTCGATACCTTGCAGGCCGACCCGGACTGGCGCGTCTGCCACGTCAACCTCCGCCTCTCGGCCACGAGCGACGACATCGGCGAGCCCCAGCCGCGCAAACTGGCCGCACTCGCAGCCTGCAGACGCGAAGCGCTGGCGGTGATCCGCCGCGAGCGGCCCGACGCGGTTTATTACGTGCCGGCCCCCGGCCAACTGGTGCCGATGTTGCGCGACGCCCTGCTGCTGCCCGCCATCCGCGCCCGCGTGCCGCATACCATCCTCCATTGGCAGGCCGTGGGGTTGAGCGAGCGGGTGCAAGCCCTTCCCCTGCCCCTGCGGCTGGCCGTGCGCCGCATCTATCGGCACGCCACGCTATCACTGGTCCAGAGCCCACGCGTGGGCTTCGACGCCCTCTATTTTGCCTCGGAACAAGCGGTGGTGTTGCCCAACGGCTTGCCCGACGCCTGCCCCGACGCGGCGGAAGTCATCGCCGCCCGGGCCGCTCGCCTGGACGACCCCACCCACCGCCGCGAGCTGCTCTACCTCTCGAATCTCCAGATCGAAAAGGGCGTGCTGACCGCGATGGCCGCCGCCCACGAGCTGGCCCGCCACGGCCCCGTGCGTCTGCGCCTGGCCGGCGGCTACGTCTCCCAACAAGAACGGGCGGAGATCGAGGCCGCGCTGCACCATCCCGGCCCGGCCACAATCGAATACGTGGGCTTTGCCGATGAGGCCCACAAGCGCACCCTGCTGGCCGAGGCCGACGCGCTCGTCTTCCCCACCCACTACCGCAACGAGGGCTTCCCGCTGGTGCTGATCGAAGCCCTCAACGCCGGCTTGCCCGTCGTCACCACTCCCTGGCGCGGCATCCCCGACCTGCTCCCGACCGATTATCCCCACTACGCGCCCGAACCGTCGCCCGTTGCCGTGGCGAACGCCCTGCGCGTGCTCTTCGCGCAGGACAGGACGGCGCTCATGCACCAACTCCGCGCCCATTACGAGGCCCATTACGCGCTGGAGGTGTTCGAGCGGGGGTTGAGGGATGCGTTGGAGCAGATTTAG
- a CDS encoding exosortase/archaeosortase family protein: MADAGTKSMAGGRWWAGIALALGGFVLFQWWGNATRGYIDTGSVFVWWMSQWFNDGSDAEHGPLVLLLAGYLLYHNLQRWKALDLQPRVWRGGAWLVGAVVLNALGFFVQETRLNILGVLAWLQGMAWLLGGERWGRAARFPLLLMLFSIPLNFVQDFIGAHLRYAVIASVHGITELLGLEVERVGTVLMSPGRDYVYDVAPACSGIRSLLVVGVLSLVASYFTFQRNGRRALLLALALPFAFVGNLLRVLAIVLVGHFAGSEWGLRVHDYSGFVVFAVVLGLALLTAHLLEKFVPEKPVVERPAKTRQAARHFWLAPVTVLALAALSVAALEPLKRQDVDRLQVGLPLTPRGELEALPDVLPGPWLGYTLPMSEAERLVLPPDTGFARALYRSLHREQVLYTQVLSGLDRSSIHRPEICLRAQGWEIRQSEAQELGVTQGDVWPATVMLAAQPSREGEGVTYALLGYWFVSGRDEAGTHHARRLLDLRYRLQGEAHRWAYVLVQTPLSPEEAQLASNGGLPTEALLRLARVGASVRQAQAN; the protein is encoded by the coding sequence ATGGCAGACGCGGGCACCAAGAGCATGGCCGGTGGGCGCTGGTGGGCAGGCATTGCCCTGGCGCTGGGCGGGTTTGTGCTCTTCCAGTGGTGGGGCAACGCCACGCGCGGCTACATCGACACGGGCTCGGTCTTCGTCTGGTGGATGAGCCAGTGGTTCAACGACGGCTCCGATGCCGAACACGGGCCGCTGGTGCTGCTGCTCGCGGGTTACCTGCTTTACCACAACCTCCAGCGGTGGAAGGCGCTCGATCTGCAGCCGCGCGTGTGGCGGGGTGGGGCGTGGCTGGTGGGGGCCGTGGTGCTCAACGCGCTCGGTTTTTTCGTGCAGGAGACGCGGCTCAACATTCTGGGGGTGCTGGCTTGGCTTCAAGGCATGGCGTGGCTGCTGGGCGGTGAACGCTGGGGCAGGGCGGCCCGGTTTCCGCTCCTGCTGATGCTCTTCAGCATCCCGCTCAACTTCGTGCAAGACTTCATCGGCGCGCACCTGCGGTATGCCGTCATCGCCAGTGTGCACGGGATCACCGAGCTGCTGGGGCTGGAGGTCGAGCGCGTAGGCACGGTGCTGATGTCGCCTGGTCGGGATTACGTCTACGATGTGGCCCCGGCCTGTTCGGGCATCCGTTCGCTGCTGGTGGTGGGCGTGCTCAGCCTCGTGGCGAGCTACTTCACCTTTCAACGCAATGGGCGGCGTGCCCTGCTACTGGCCCTCGCGCTGCCCTTCGCGTTCGTCGGCAACCTCCTGCGCGTGCTTGCGATCGTCCTGGTCGGCCATTTTGCGGGCAGCGAATGGGGTCTGCGCGTGCACGATTACAGCGGCTTCGTGGTGTTCGCGGTCGTGCTGGGGCTGGCGCTGCTGACGGCTCACCTATTGGAGAAGTTCGTGCCCGAAAAGCCCGTTGTAGAGCGCCCCGCTAAAACGCGGCAGGCGGCGCGACATTTCTGGCTGGCGCCCGTGACGGTGCTTGCGCTGGCGGCCTTGAGCGTCGCCGCGCTGGAGCCGCTCAAGCGGCAGGATGTGGACCGCCTGCAGGTAGGGTTGCCCCTGACCCCGAGGGGTGAACTGGAGGCGCTGCCCGACGTGTTGCCGGGGCCGTGGCTGGGCTACACGCTGCCGATGAGCGAGGCCGAGCGCCTGGTGTTGCCGCCCGATACCGGCTTTGCGCGCGCCCTCTATCGCAGCCTCCACCGCGAGCAGGTGCTGTATACGCAGGTGCTGAGCGGGCTCGACCGCAGCTCGATCCACCGCCCCGAGATCTGCCTGCGCGCACAGGGCTGGGAAATCCGGCAGAGCGAGGCGCAGGAATTAGGAGTGACGCAAGGCGACGTTTGGCCCGCCACGGTGATGCTGGCGGCGCAGCCTTCGCGGGAAGGCGAGGGCGTTACGTATGCGTTGCTTGGCTACTGGTTTGTCAGCGGTCGCGATGAGGCCGGCACCCACCACGCGCGACGGCTGCTCGATTTGCGGTATCGCCTGCAAGGGGAGGCCCATCGGTGGGCGTATGTGCTGGTACAAACGCCTTTGAGCCCAGAAGAAGCGCAGTTGGCGTCTAACGGTGGCCTGCCGACGGAGGCCCTGCTACGACTGGCGCGAGTGGGTGCAAGCGTGCGCCAAGCTCAGGCAAATTAA